The genomic segment GGCAAAAACTGTTCTAGTGTACTGAGACAGCTTTTGATGGTATCCCTATTACAATGACACCAGTCACGTGGCATTCTGATAGCAATGTGGTTTTTTAGCAGTGAGTTAACCTAGCAGGTGTTGCCACACGCATCTGGCACTCTTAGGGTACTTTCTCTGCTTGGATCTTGTGCCACTTGTCTGCTAGTCCAGGCTCAGgttccttcttctcttctgaaACGAAACTCATAATTTAGTTTGCGTTTATCCTATTTGGGGGGCGGGGTTGAGAAGGGAGGAGTATTTATAAAGTTACCTAGATCTTAGGTTAACGTGttaataaaataatgtacatTGTAAATTCCGTAATATTGGTATTTATGCTTtcttaatagaaaaatgaatagtCTTAGCAAACTCAAAGTTCTTGAACTCCGTAGTTTACACATccctttcacatatattatttcatttaatcctgagAACAGTGCTACTTTATATGTGATattcttataaatgaaaaaactgaggctcagtgagattGACCAGTCAAAAGTCATAGAGCCACAATTCATATCTTGgtcttttgataaatatttcattGGTTTCTGATAGACCACAGCTCTTTACAGCAGTGATCCTGCACCCAGCTTTATTTAGGGTTAGGGATATCTGTACACATAAATGAGAATACTGTAGAAAATAAGTTCTGACGCTTTTCAAAATTGTGTTTGGAATTGTTGGTTTAGCCTGTACTACACCATTCATGGCTTCTGGGCCCGGTGAAGAAATGATCATTTAATTTTGTGAAAGCCAACATATTTTAGCAGCATATGGGTATTTAACAGTGGTTGTGGATGTAGTCCATATCTGCTTTGTTAGCCATAAGATGAACAATACCAGTAATTTTGAattgtttgattttaattactGTGGACTTTGCAatttcttgttattttccttcttttcttattcttttcttttccttttcttcatgttGAAATCTCTCTTCTGCTGCCTTCTTCtgtcaattaaaaggaaaatccTACCCAAACGGTAACCTTTCTGTTGAATAGCCATCTatactattattttatattagcATATAAGTaccttttttaaaactaatttaaaaaaataacctagtCTACTCTATTTTAGAaggatgctttctttttttaagaaaaattgttaCTGAGTATActtgaaaaagcaaaatacacAAAAGGGACATTGAGGATTAAATGTATAAGTTATAAATAATATGGGAGAAGTTATTTTGTTCTTAACATAATTATAAAtactttaatccttttttttccttttgaacccTAGCCCACCAAGAAAACACATTATGGATCGTTATACAGAGTTTTATCACATACCTACTCACAGTGATGCCAGTAAGAAGAGACTGATTGAAGATACTGAAGACTGGCGTCCAAGGACTGGAACGACTCAGTCTCGCTCTTTCCGAATCCTCGCCCAGATCACTGGGACTGAACGTAGTAAGTGAATACCTAGGGATTCTAATGGATGAATATTTCTCTGCCACAGAGAGTGGCATTTAGACTGATGGACAGTTATTGGAAAATAGTAATTTTCCTGAGACAGTTTGCTTTTAAATTATGCCATGCATAGTGGTACTGTAAATAAGCAACCAGCTCAGGAGAGTTATATTGAAAAgtgtagcagtagtagtagtcaTAGTACTGACTATAGCGTATAGCCAATGCCAACGTGATAAGGAACTTTTTTAGCGGCTCTGTGTAACTTGACCATTTGGTATTAATCGATACAGGTAATTGCTTAAgtgattttaaagttaaaaaaaaagcaaactgacaTTGgatattgcttattttatttcagtgaaaGAATCTGAAACTGATAATACAAAGAAGGCAAAGTAAGTTGTCCTTTCTTTTGGTAAATTGAATGCTTTCCTTTTATGAATGGTCTCAATTTGTGGTTTTTCAAGTGAATGGTATGGCATTTTGTCTTTGCACCTAGGAGCTAAGCTTAACTTTGGTGCCTTTTGTGGGACTGAAATGTACaacttacagatttttaaattagttgATGCTGTCTGGATTTTTtgtctgtggcttgttttcttCAGTATTGAAGTGAGTGGGCAGAAGGGTATATCTGGGGGCGCTTTGCTAACACTACAGATGTTTGTGAATGAGTTCGTATGTTGTCTTGCAGTCGctttgtttgggggaaaaaaatggacgTTTCCAAGAGGGCTCTAGAGATTAATTTCTGTACTTCTAAACATGGCTCTACCCTTGAAATCTTCGCTGTTAAACAAAACAGCTCTGTGAAATTAAGCTTTTGGAAGGCTCGTTTTCTGCATGGTGATCTAAGTGTAGaaaccttttctttctctttcttgtgacTCTTCTatcactctcttttcttctttcttttctttttatttccgcAGGGAAAAGACACCCCTTCACGTCTTTAGTCCCAAATACACAAAATTACGTGACTGGCACCATGAAGTTTCAGCACGCGCTCTTAACGTACAGTGATTTATGAACCTTGCCCCAAGAGCAGCCAGCACATGCCTTTtcgttccctttttcttttcctccaactTCATAGCAAAATCCGTTTTAAATTTGCCTTATGAAAGACAAAATAGAATCTTTTCTATACTTCTCTAACCATTTCCTGCCATTGTGAAAACAAGGAGGATGAACACGTTTTGTGCTAGTTGGTAGCTCACAAATGTTAAACCAAGAGAGCGAAGTAAGGAGCCAGATTGATTCAGTGGATTTACatctgtttttattgttattataggAGTAACCTTGGAAAAGGAATTATTTTCGTAAGTGGAATCTGGTTGGTTGGTTGAAGCAGAGGTAGATGAACAAATAATGTCCTTGTCTAATTTGGAAAATACTTCCTTTATGTTACTGCATTTCCCAAGGTTACTTTATTGTAAAGTTCATTATTACGTAATGTTCAAAGTGGGCTGTAAACGCTTCTAAGTAAGCAAATATGAGGAGGcaagataaaagagaaatgacTTTGTTAGAATAGAGTTCATTACAGATTTGGGTatttttgtaaagcagaaactattgAGGGTGACTGTCTGAAGAGCAGGAGGGCCCAGATTTGGCtcccaaaaaaggaaagaagagaattcTGCCCCTGTTTGCAATGGGGAAATAATAGTGTTCGTTTGGTTTCGttagttttaaaaatcctgttttcTACCAAAGCAATTATTTCTAAGCTGGTGGATGTGTTTAGGATATAGACAACTTCTAGGTATAAGCTAGTAAGTTGAAGAAAAGATAGCTTTGCTTTATTTCTAAATCAGGGgaaatgaacataaaataaattgcaaTATGAATGATTCTTTATGCAACATCAGAGAAATACTTTACTTAGTGATATAAACTATTATGCATTATTGCTGTTCCAAGGAAGCTCTGTATTGGGCTTTACATGCAAGCTAAATATCTGACCAGAAATGCTTTCTGTCTTgtaatataatgtattatatattagattaaattcaataataaatgcattttgaaGTTTGGAAAAGTATTGTAATAAAGTTGCCTTTAACTTAGCTTTGtagttgttttctgtttccttgaaGCTAGTAACAAGCCTTTCAAGACGTACATTATCACtttggtaaaataaataattctcctGATGTTTAATTTGGACAACGTTTTTAATTTTGTGAGGTTGCTAAAATGTGAGTGTGGAATATGACAAAgatccatatttttttttcctgcattgtttcattattttacataacATCTTATGTGAGTAACAGGTAAGATCAGTTAGACTGGGGCACAACATAGAATGAGGCTTTGTGTGAAAATTATTACTGAAGCATCTTTGCTTGCATTCAAGGTTccgtttttatttttccaggttttcttgattttaatgtCACTGTAAAGTAGGAAAACTGCCTGATAATTTTGAGAAACTAACATTAATTTCAGTTAGTGATTACTATTTAAAATCTGGCGTgccaaatgcattttttaaaataattctaggATTTATCTATGTTCATTTTTACTATATAATGTATTACGatgtctttcttttaattttatcagtactttttcagatgtttcttaTGATTTTATGTTTCTGACATCAATCCCAGTTACCACCGTGTCTCTGGCCTCTGTAAGAAAATCTATTTACTTACACCAGCTTTTCCTATACCCTTTAATTCTTCATTGATCTCAAAAGATGATGCTTGAAAGAAGAATCAAATTCTCATGAAAATAAATGGTCTGGGTAGAGTAAACATGGTATTTTATACCAAGAACCAAATTTCTAGAATAACTTCAGagttgagagaaagaaagagcgtTTTAGGTAAATAAAAGAGTTTTTCCTTAATAAAGACAAGAgaatgtatgtatgcatgcatgtagAGCTTTATAACTTGAAATAGGTGCAGTTGAAAATAGGAGTTTAATGCCTTGCctaattaaagataaaatacttGATGTCTTACTGAAAGCATAGATTGAGGTAAATGGAGTGATCCACATTTGAGCATGAGGGTAAATGTTCAGCCAGGATCGCAAAGGACATTCCATTTGACCCTGTCAGAGGAGAAATTCCTGTGCTCATTTAGCCTCCTGGGACATCTTATAGTCCAAGCTTAAAAGCTAGCCAAAACTTATAAAAACTTCTTGCAAAAATATTGTTGTAAGTCTAGTGACCTAATTTatagcttgtttttgtttgtctctcTTATACAGACTTTCTTTATCACAGGCTTGTTTTTCATGTAAAATTAGAAAGTTACTCTTCAGAATTTTCAACAGTTTTTTTCGTATAATATTTTACCAGCCAGAAGATAGAATGTCTCCCACACAGTCAGTCTTTTTGCTACTTGAAAAACAATTATCTGTGGAAACAGAAACCTACTCCTTTTATACATCATTATGCCCTTTAGGAAGACTCAGGTAAAAAACGCCTTAGAGAGCATGTTTAATAAAAACTGTGGTGTTAAGAAAGAGAGTAGCAGTcccttcttttattcatttttttttccctgaaatataGGATGAATTGATTTCCCAAGACAAATAATTTTGCAGTAGTTGTGTTGCTGATGTGGATTTAAAACCTtataaattgtaaatattcatttgttgcctgcattcattctttcacatgaaTAATTACTGAATGTTTAAATTCCAGGGACTGATGTGTGCTAGGGATTCAGAAGAATAGTATATCAATATATAAACAAGATAATCTAAGATAATTGTGTTatcaagataataaaataatataaaggaagTTTGGCTTAGGTAGAGTGGGATTACTTAGATTGTGTGGATTTCTGAGGAGATGACCTTAATGCCATCACCTGAGGGAGGAAAAGGGGTCAACCATGTGATGGCTTGGGGTGAGTGCTCAAGGCAGAGGAAACAAATGTGGGAATCCCGAAGTGGAAAGGAGCATGGCGGGTTCACAGAACCAAAAAGACAGCGTGGCCCAAATGTGGCATGTGAAGGGAAGCGTGATCCAAAAACACAACGCTTAACGCGTAGAGGCAAATAATATACGTTCCCAGTACTATCCACAGCATTTTAAATGGGAAGTTGTCTAATTATCATATCTAACCACCTtcaagtaaaattagaaaatgaagaatCGGGGAGGTTATCAACTTGCTAAATAAAGTATACCCACCTAGTTAGTGCCAGCCCTGGGCATAATGATCAACTTAATGCTTTTCCCATTGAGACCCACTGAAGTCCTAGAAATGTAGTAGATGTTGGTAACATATTTGTAGGGAACAGAATGCCCCTTAAACACACATGAAGTCactcaaaaacaaaactttcatgTGTAGAAATGTGACATACATGCTGTCTTCATAATTTAGTGATGAATTTGACAATTTAGTCTTCTCTATAAAAACCTGTCTTGGTTTTCACATGTCACCTCAGCTCCAGCCACCCATCCCCTCCTCCAAGACCACAGTCTCCGTGAGTAGCTGCCCACATGCAGTGAACTGAGGGTCGGGGGGAGGGTGGAAAGGAAGCCTGGTCGCTGTCAGGCCGGCTGACTGGGGAGGACCTTGTTGGCTCTGTTAGGTCCTGGTTTGGACCTCAGTTGTATCCATTCTCTTCAGCGTGGGCCTTGTCTTCACCTTCTCATCATTCTCTCCGTCTGGGACACTTCTCATCCCTTCTCCTACATTTTGAAACCAGATCACAGACACTATTTAGGGAGATCATTAAAGTGAAAGATCAGTTTAGGGTAGCCTGAAACGTgtatggaagtcaaaagaaagacaCTTTTCTTTCTCTCGAGTAAAGGATGTTTGTCGATTCCATCAGAAGCACCCTGGGAGTAATGAGTAGGTAAAGgtatttctattataaataacTTTTGTTTCCTACCTTGGTGTTTGTAGGATTTTGTTCTTTATCCTTGCAATAAAGCAAGTGTActggcagaaaaaagaaagagaaaagaaagaaatcaaatataatcAGGActctatgaatgaatgaaagaagaagcTTCAAGACAGAAAATTAAGATTAACTCTGAACAAATGTGATAAGATCTTGTAACTGGTGAGTGGCAGGATAAGTTTTGTAGCAGTAATTTTCCATATGCCATTTCTAGAATCACACGTGTTAATCATTTAATGGGTCATGTAATACGTTTTATTTGAGCACCTCTGCCATTTCCTTCACATCTTTAAAAGTTTACCTCTAGTTCTTCTCTCCTGCGGGAGACGCTGCTGCTGAGCGGCCTTTGGAAATGTGTAAGGGGATATTACAGATCTTACAGGGTCAGGAGGGCGCTACTGGGGGACCAGCCATCTTGCAGTGCTCTGAGTAATCCCATGGGATCGAGCGTCATCTGCCCGAACGGCCAGTGCTGGGCCCCAGAGAATGCGGGCCAAGCGCAGATGCTCCCTCATCCCAGCTCCCCTGCTGCCTCCTGAGCCCGTCGCCTGCACATCCTTTCCCgcagcaccccacccccaaccccaccccaacaCCTACCCcaaccccgcccccagccccagccctgcccccagccccagccccagccccacggcAGAAAAAGCCTCACTTCTGAAGTAGCAGTTGTGCCGTTTTTACCACTCCCTGGCACCTCCGTTTCTAATTTGTACTGTGGATACTTGTCTGCATGTCCTAAATCTCCCAACTAGAGAACGAGCTCCTTGAATACCAGAGTCTCCGTGTTATATAAATTGGGAGGAAAAGGCATTCTAACAGGCATGCTACTTCTTTCTAGACGTTTATACACAGAGATATGTAAAtataccataaaaatataaatatttacgtATGTAAATACAGTTGCCCCCTGAACACAGTGGGGGTTAGGGGCGCCAACCCCCGtacagtcaaaaatccacatgtaactttATAGTCGGCCCTCTCTCTCTGTGGTTCCACACACGTGGATTCAACCAAGCATGGATTGTGTAATACTATAGTACGCATTTAGTGAAAAAATCCACGTATGAGTGGAccagtgcagttcaaacctgtgttcttcaagggtcagctgtatataaatatacaagttCAGTTTGAAGGTGGGTGTTAGGAGTGTAAGCTTCATGTCTAGTGAACTACTTCTTAAATTACAAATATTCTATATTAGTCAGCtgaggctgctataacaagatacccaaacttgatggcttaaacaacagaaatttattttctcccagccctAGAAGCTAGACGTCTAAGACCGAGGTGCTCACAGGGGTAGGTTTCTGGTGAGGCCTGTCTGGCTTGCAGGTGGCCACATTCTCGctgggtcctcacatggcctttcctccaaGAGCTCTGGTGTCTGTCTGTTCCCCTCCTTCAAGGGCaccagtcattttggattagggCCTCAACcgttatgacctcatttaaccttgatTACCTCTTTATAAGCCCTGTCTCAAAAATACTATTGCATtaagggttagggcttcaacatgcatctgggggagggacacaattcagtccacaatACACACCAGCTACCGTTCTGTATTCATATTCATTTTGGCCGATGAGCATTTAAGAAAAAGTTATTCTGCAGTAGAGTCACTGACTTAGACCCAGTTGAAAGTAGCATTGTTACCTCTGTTGTGGTGCATCCTTTTCTAATTTGGTGACAGGTATTTGTCTCCATGTCCTGTATACTTAACTAGAGTATAAGCTTTTTTAACACAAGTTGTTGTAGTcttcaccaccccccacccccatatttGGTTCTAATTAGCACTTACTAATGGTACCAACTGTATATAATTGCATATTTCTCCAATTCCCTAATTGTTAAATTTTAGGGAGATTGTTTACAATATGGTCTATGTAACCTTTAATCTAATAAAAAGTCAACATAAGGtcaaaatttcataaaaatatcgAGGCATTAATATCTATACTGAAGGTAAAGTAGAATCATACCTAAGCTGCTTGAAAGGAGAACTGTGCTCTGGACAATCTAACTGGCAAAAGTTGATGCTTTTTTCTTGGTGTTATCTGTTGAGTAGTTGtgcaaggtattttttttttaattaaatgaacgTTTGTTCCTTAATCCatcttcctttgtgtttttgGTCTGTTTTGACATGAATAGCTCAGTGACTCCTGTGAGGTGACAATACCTGACTAATTTTAGAAACAGGCAAATGAAATGCTTAGTGCTGTGATTGAACAACCAACAGAAATTTTTATCATTACTAAGGAAACATTTAAAGTTAAGAGTCTAATCTAAAACATTGATTAAAAAGAAACAGCTGTTCCTGCAGCTTGTAGACCCTCAGGCTTAGAGTCATTTGGAGTTGGCTGGACTATGAAAACACTGAAAGTTACAGCTGCTGACCCATCCAAGAGAACATAGAACCCCTGGCCTGATTGGATGGATTTTCCTACCAGCATTGATGAGACCCATTCTACAATCTTCTTAACTGGTGagtcatccaccagagggcagagagcagaagcaagaagaactacaatcctgcagcctgtggaacaaaaaccacattcacagaaagacagacaagatgaaaaggcagagggctatgtaccagatgaaggaacaagataaaaccccagaaaaacaactaaatgaagcggagataggcaaccttccagaaaaagaattcggaataatgagagtgaagatgatccaggacctcggaaaaagaatggaggaaaagatcgagaagatgcaagaaatgtttaacaaacatccagaagaattaaagaacaaacaaacagagatgaacaacacaacaactgaaatgaaaactacactagaaggaatcaatagcagaataactgaggcagaagaatggataagtgacctggaagacagaatggtggaattcactactgcgaaacagaataaagaaaaaagaatgaaaagaattgaagacaggagctttcctggtggcgcagtggttgagagtccacctgccgatgcaggggacacgggttcgtgccccagtctgggaggatcccacatgccgtggagcggctgggcccgtgagccatggccactgagcctgcacgtccagagcctgtgctccgcaacgggagaggccacaacagtgaaaggacgacataccgcaaaaaaaaaggaagacagcctaagagacctctgggacaacattaaacgcaacaacattcacattataggggtcccagaaggagaagagagagagaaaggaccagagaaaatatttgaagagatgagagtcgaaaacttccctaacatgggaaaggaaatagccacccaagtccaggaaccgcagcaagtcccatacaggataaacccaaggagaaacacggcgagacacatagcaatcaaattggcaaaaattaaagaaaaagaaaaattactgaaagcagcaagggaaaaccgaaaaataacatacaagggaactcccataaggttaacagctgatttctcagcagaaactctacaagtcagaagggagtggcatgatatacttcaagtgatgaaagggaagaacctacaaccaagattactctacctggcaaggatctcattcagatttcatggagaaatcaaaagctttacagacaagcaaaagctaagagaattcagcaccaccaaaccagctgtacaacaaatgctaaaggaacttctctaagtgggaaacacaagagaagaaaaggacccacaaaaacaaacccaaaagaattaagaaaatggtcataggaacatacatatcgataattagctgaaacgtgaatggattaaatgctccaaccaaaagacacaggcttgctgaatggatacaaaaacaagacccatatatatatgctgtcccacttcagacctagggacacatacagactgaaagtgaggggatggaaaaagatattccatgcaaatggaaatcaaaagaaagctggagtagctatactcatattagataaaatagactttaaataaagactgttacaagagacaaggaaggacactacataatgatcaagggatcaatccaagaagatataacaattataaatatatatgcacccaacataggagcacctcaatacataaggcaactgctaacagctataaaagaggaaatagacagtaacacagtaatagtgggggactttaacacctcacttacaccaatggacagatcatccaaaatgaaaataaataaggaaacagaaactttaaatgacacaatagaccagatagatttaattgatatttataggacattccatccaaaaacagcagattacactttcttctctagtgcgcaaggaacattctccaggatagatcacatcttgggtcacaaatcaagcctcagtaaatttaggaaaattgaaatcatatcaagcatcttttctgaccacaatgctatgagattagaaatgaattatagggaaaaaagtgtaaaaaacacaaacacatggaggctaaacaatacattcctaaataaccaagagatcactgaagaaatcaaagaggaaatcaaaaaatacctagagacaaatgacaatgaaaacacgacaatccaaaacctgtgggatgcagcaaaagcagttctaagagggaagtttattgctatacaagcctacctcaataaacaagaaaaatctcaaacaatctaaccttacacctaaaggaactagagaaagaagaacaaacaaaacccaaagttagcagaaggaaagaaatcataaagatcaggtcagaaataaatgaaatagaaacaaagaaaacaatagcaaagatcaataaaagtaaaagctggttctttgagaagataagcagaattgataaacctttagccaggctcatcaagaaaaagaaggagaggactcaaatcaataaaagtagaaatgaaaatggagaaattagaacagacacctcagaaatacagagcatcctaagagactactacaagcaactctatgccaataaaatggacaacctggaagaaatggacaaattcttagaaaagtataagcttccaagactgaatcaggaagaaacagaaaatatgaacagaccaaacgcaagtaatgaaattgaaactgtgattaaacatcttccaacaaacaaaagtccaggaccagatggcttcacaggtgaattctatcaaatatttagagaagagctaacacccatccttctcaaactcttccagggcttccctagtggtgcagtggttgggagtccacctgccgatgcaggggacacaggtttgtgccccggtctgggaagatcccacatgctgcagagcggctgggcccgtgagccacggcccctgagcctgtgcttccagagcctgtgctccgcaacgggagaggccacaacagtgagaggcctgcgtactgccaaaaaaaaaaaaaaaaaaggaaaaaaactcttccagaaaattgcagagaaaggaacactcccaaactcattctatgaggccaccaacaccctgataccaaaaccagacaaagatactacaaaaaaagaaaattacagaccaatatcactgatgaacatagatgcaaaagtcctcaacaaaatactagcaaacagaatccagcaacacaataaaaggatcatacaccatgatccagtccgatttatcccagggatgcaaggattcttcaatattcgcaaatcattcaatgtgatacactatattaacaaattgaagaatgaaaaccatatgatcatctcaatagatgcagaacaagcttttgacaaaattcaacacccatttataataaaaactctccagaaagtgggcatagagggaacctacctcaacataataaaggccatatatgacaaacccacagcaaacatcgttctcaatggggaaaaactgaaagcatttcctctaagatcaagaacgagactaggatgtccactctcaccactattattcaacatagttttggaagtcctagccacggcaatcagagaagtaaaagaaataaaaggaatacagattggaaaagatgaaataaaactgtcactgtttgccaatgatatgatactatacatagagaatcctaaaaatgccaccagaaaactactagagctaatcaatgaatttggtaaagttccaggttacaaaattaatgcacagtaatctctttcattcctatacactaatgatgaaaaatctgaaagaaaaattatggaaacactcccatttactattgcaacaaaaagaataaaatacctaggaataaacctacctagggagacaaaagacctgtatgcagaagactataagccactgatgaaggaaattaaagatgatacaaacagatggagagatataccatgttcttggattggaataatcaatattgtgaaaatgactgtactatccaaagcaatctacaggttcaatgtaatccctatcaaattatggcattttttttacagaactagaacaaatcatcttaaaacttgtatggagacacaaaagaccccgaatagccaaagcagtcttgagggaaaaaaacggagctggaggaatcagactccctgacttcagactatactacaaagctacagtaatcaagacaatatggtactggcacaaaaacagaaacacagatcaatggaacaagatagaaagcccagagataatcccatgcacctatggtcaactaacctatgacaaaggaggcagggatatacaatggagaaaagacaggctcttcaataagtggtgctgggaaaactggacagctacatgtaaaagaatgaaattagaacactccctaacaccatacacaaaagtaaactcaaaatggattcgagacctaaatgtaagaccaaacactataaaactcttagaggaaaacataggaagaacactctttgacataaatcacagcaagatcttttttgatccacctcctagagtaatggaagtaaaaccaaaaataaatgggacctaatgaaacttcaaagcttttgcacagcaaaggaaacaataaacaagacaaaaagacagccctcagaatgggagaaaatatttgcaaatgaatcaacggacagaggattaatctccaaaatatataaacagctcatgcagctcaatattaaaaaaaca from the Lagenorhynchus albirostris chromosome 4, mLagAlb1.1, whole genome shotgun sequence genome contains:
- the PDLIM5 gene encoding PDZ and LIM domain protein 5 isoform X6, which gives rise to MSNYSVSLVGPAPWGFRLQGGKDFNMPLTISSLKDGGKASQANVRIGDVVLSIDGISAHGMTHLEAQNKIKGCTGSLNMTLQRASATPKPEPVPVQKKTKVTDNPGTVKILPKRPPRKHIMDRYTEFYHIPTHSDASKKRLIEDTEDWRPRTGTTQSRSFRILAQITGTERMKESETDNTKKAKEKTPLHVFSPKYTKLRDWHHEVSARALNVQ